Proteins encoded together in one Aminipila butyrica window:
- the pduL gene encoding phosphate propanoyltransferase — translation MSTLDMTNEEFVRMITKLVMEELSLRSLSIPIGVSNRHIHLDRADMDILFGKGSELTRIKDLKQPGQYASKEVVTLKGPKGQQENVRVLGPLRAQTQIEISTNDTYVLGVKAPIRESGKLEGTPGLEIIGPMGTVKKEQGLIVAARHIHMPPDIAKKIGAKNRDLVNVEVGGERGAILKNVLLRVSEKDALEIHLDMDEANAIGVKNGDGVRIIK, via the coding sequence ATGAGTACCTTAGATATGACCAATGAGGAATTCGTGCGAATGATTACTAAGTTGGTAATGGAGGAACTCTCTCTCAGAAGCCTGTCTATACCGATTGGAGTATCCAATCGCCACATCCACCTGGATCGAGCGGACATGGATATTCTTTTCGGTAAGGGTTCTGAGCTTACCAGAATAAAAGACTTGAAACAACCGGGACAGTATGCCTCCAAAGAGGTAGTGACCCTGAAGGGTCCTAAAGGCCAGCAGGAAAATGTGCGGGTTTTAGGACCTCTTAGGGCTCAGACTCAGATAGAGATCTCGACGAATGATACGTATGTCCTGGGCGTGAAAGCTCCTATCAGAGAGTCTGGTAAGTTAGAGGGTACACCTGGTCTTGAAATAATCGGCCCTATGGGTACTGTAAAAAAGGAACAGGGGCTGATTGTAGCAGCAAGACACATCCATATGCCGCCTGACATCGCCAAAAAAATTGGTGCAAAGAACAGAGATCTCGTCAATGTAGAAGTAGGGGGAGAACGGGGAGCCATTTTAAAGAATGTGCTTCTCCGAGTATCTGAAAAGGACGCATTGGAGATTCATTTGGATATGGATGAAGCAAATGCAATTGGTGTGAAGAATGGTGATGGTGTGAGAATCATCAAATAG
- a CDS encoding EutN/CcmL family microcompartment protein: MYLAKVVGTVVSTRKDDNLIGNKMLLVKELSDAMEVVGKTEIAVDTVGAGTGEMVIIAKGSSAKYALGNPTTPVDATIVGIVDSVELNI, translated from the coding sequence ATGTATTTAGCAAAAGTAGTTGGAACAGTCGTTTCCACACGCAAGGATGACAATTTGATCGGCAACAAGATGTTACTTGTTAAAGAATTATCGGATGCAATGGAAGTCGTCGGTAAAACGGAGATAGCAGTTGATACGGTGGGGGCAGGTACAGGAGAAATGGTTATTATTGCCAAGGGCAGCTCTGCAAAGTACGCCTTGGGTAATCCAACTACTCCTGTGGATGCCACCATTGTTGGTATTGTAGATTCTGTAGAATTAAATATATAG
- a CDS encoding SLBB domain-containing protein → MEKSLTASVEQAGIVGAGGAGFPSHVKYNAKAEYVIINGAECEPLLRVDQQLMAQEAEKLLGGLQLIVDHVGAAEGIVALKAKYHDAEDALKAQLHKYPKLRLYLLGNFYPAGDEQVVVYEVTRRIVPEGGIPLNVGVIVTNVETVLNTYDACVSQQNVTDKYITVTGAVAKPITAQVPLGITVREALELAGGVTVKDYVIVNGGPMMGKTISPEDVITKTVKGLIVLPAGHPLINSLTKGVSHMMREAKTACMHCSLCTEVCPRNLLGHRLEPHKLIRIPSYGKICDGQSSAINAFLCCECRLCEYACIQDLQPWKMNSTLKKELGKAGIKNTLHNQPEKAAAFREYKKFPVAKLVTKLGLSSYDQPAPMVALDKEFKNVFLPLRQHVGAPAESVVKEGDSVDRGQLLAKISEGKLGSNIHASISGTVTAVTAEGIRLQA, encoded by the coding sequence ATGGAAAAAAGTTTAACAGCTTCGGTAGAACAGGCAGGGATTGTCGGCGCAGGCGGCGCAGGTTTTCCCAGCCATGTGAAATACAATGCAAAAGCTGAATATGTAATTATAAATGGGGCAGAGTGTGAACCTTTACTGCGAGTGGACCAGCAGCTAATGGCCCAAGAAGCTGAAAAGCTTCTTGGGGGCTTGCAGCTGATTGTCGATCACGTTGGGGCAGCGGAAGGAATTGTGGCTTTGAAAGCGAAGTACCACGATGCGGAAGATGCGTTAAAGGCCCAACTACATAAGTATCCTAAATTGCGACTTTATCTGTTGGGTAATTTTTATCCAGCAGGGGATGAGCAGGTGGTGGTATATGAGGTGACCAGGCGAATCGTGCCAGAGGGTGGCATTCCGTTGAATGTAGGTGTTATCGTTACCAACGTGGAGACTGTTTTAAACACCTATGATGCTTGTGTCAGTCAGCAGAATGTGACGGATAAGTATATTACCGTCACTGGAGCGGTGGCGAAGCCAATTACCGCTCAGGTTCCTTTGGGCATTACAGTAAGGGAAGCCCTTGAGCTGGCTGGAGGTGTCACCGTAAAAGACTATGTGATTGTCAATGGCGGACCGATGATGGGTAAGACCATATCCCCGGAAGATGTAATCACGAAGACTGTAAAGGGGCTCATCGTGCTGCCGGCAGGTCATCCACTGATTAACAGCTTGACCAAAGGTGTGTCTCACATGATGCGGGAAGCAAAAACCGCTTGTATGCATTGCAGCCTCTGTACCGAGGTCTGCCCAAGAAACTTGCTGGGACACAGGCTGGAACCCCACAAGCTGATACGCATACCAAGCTATGGAAAAATCTGTGATGGCCAGTCTTCTGCGATAAATGCTTTTTTATGCTGCGAATGTCGGTTATGCGAATACGCCTGCATACAAGACTTGCAGCCGTGGAAGATGAACAGCACCTTGAAAAAAGAATTGGGCAAGGCCGGTATCAAAAACACGCTGCACAATCAGCCCGAAAAGGCCGCAGCATTTCGCGAATACAAAAAGTTTCCAGTAGCGAAGCTGGTCACTAAGTTAGGTCTTAGTTCCTATGATCAGCCTGCTCCCATGGTAGCTCTCGATAAAGAATTTAAAAATGTATTTCTTCCTCTGAGACAGCACGTGGGCGCACCGGCGGAATCCGTTGTTAAGGAAGGCGATTCTGTGGACAGAGGACAGTTATTAGCAAAGATTTCTGAAGGTAAGTTGGGAAGTAACATTCATGCCAGCATTTCGGGAACCGTTACGGCTGTAACAGCTGAGGGTATTCGTCTACAGGCATAA
- a CDS encoding cob(I)yrinic acid a,c-diamide adenosyltransferase yields the protein MANLYTKTGDKGQTGLVGGARVPKDSPRVDCYGTIDEANSMLGLAYSYTEHPYIRECIHGIQKKLFVLGAELASDEKGLSILKNTISDEDVAVLEGIVDTCTETTGKQTAFVIPGVNSASAAMHVARTIIRRAERTVISASRQVDIRENLHRYINRLSDAIYALARLEETYVEQAELRAKVEETVRKVVEKAGGQRDDCQNPPFDLETIKRMAQYAEQKAKEMNVPMVFSAVDSGGNLMLLHRMEESLLISIKVSFSKAYTANALKLPTEQLAELIEPGGEFYSLQHLHEGHIIAFGGGIPYKVDGKIVGAIGVSGGSSEEDMAIAQFALKQVSGGQ from the coding sequence TTGGCAAACTTATATACCAAAACGGGGGATAAGGGCCAGACCGGATTAGTAGGCGGAGCGCGAGTGCCAAAAGACAGTCCACGGGTGGATTGTTACGGAACCATTGACGAAGCCAACTCGATGCTGGGTTTAGCATACTCTTACACAGAGCACCCCTATATCAGAGAATGCATACATGGCATTCAAAAGAAGCTGTTTGTTCTTGGTGCAGAATTAGCCAGTGATGAAAAGGGGCTATCCATCCTGAAAAATACCATTTCTGACGAAGATGTAGCTGTTTTGGAAGGTATTGTGGACACCTGTACGGAGACGACAGGAAAGCAGACCGCTTTCGTCATTCCAGGAGTGAACAGTGCTTCGGCAGCGATGCACGTGGCAAGGACCATTATCAGACGGGCAGAGCGGACCGTTATTTCCGCCTCGAGACAAGTAGATATTCGAGAGAATCTGCACCGCTATATCAATCGGCTGTCCGATGCTATATATGCTTTAGCGAGACTGGAAGAAACCTATGTGGAGCAGGCGGAGCTGAGAGCCAAAGTAGAAGAGACGGTCAGAAAAGTCGTAGAAAAAGCCGGGGGGCAGCGAGATGATTGTCAAAACCCGCCTTTCGATTTGGAAACCATCAAACGAATGGCTCAGTACGCAGAGCAAAAAGCGAAAGAAATGAATGTTCCTATGGTTTTTTCAGCCGTGGACAGCGGAGGAAATCTGATGTTGCTCCATCGGATGGAAGAATCGCTTTTAATCAGTATCAAGGTCTCTTTCAGTAAAGCTTATACGGCAAATGCGCTGAAGCTGCCAACGGAACAGCTGGCAGAGCTGATTGAGCCAGGCGGAGAATTTTACAGTCTCCAACATCTGCACGAAGGACATATCATTGCCTTTGGCGGCGGTATTCCGTATAAGGTGGACGGAAAGATTGTAGGGGCTATCGGCGTCAGCGGTGGCAGTTCGGAAGAAGACATGGCGATTGCACAGTTTGCATTAAAGCAAGTTTCAGGAGGTCAGTAA
- a CDS encoding BMC domain-containing protein, with protein sequence MLKSLGLIETLGLTVGIAAADAAVKSANVDLVGYELAKGSGRTVIKVEGDVGAVKAAIEAAKAAALQVGGVAATKVIARPSEGLETMIRNGDTVGYTAPKKAEQKPEQEPIIESPEEISEPGTGSEPVSEPAEAKEPIVSERVTEPEAAEKIDVVEEPKHTKEKPEEKLEEVIAPKETEPEQEVAEAAPAEEAAKPAVQPVQETKTEIKSETAQKKNTRRSNRPKK encoded by the coding sequence ATGCTAAAAAGCCTCGGTTTAATTGAAACCCTGGGTCTGACTGTCGGTATAGCGGCAGCGGATGCAGCGGTGAAATCCGCCAACGTGGACCTTGTGGGCTACGAGTTGGCCAAAGGGTCCGGAAGGACGGTCATCAAAGTAGAAGGCGATGTCGGAGCGGTGAAGGCAGCCATCGAAGCAGCTAAAGCAGCAGCTTTGCAGGTGGGTGGAGTCGCAGCGACAAAAGTCATCGCAAGACCGTCAGAAGGTCTCGAAACGATGATTCGAAATGGAGACACAGTTGGATATACTGCCCCGAAAAAAGCGGAGCAAAAACCAGAGCAGGAACCGATTATCGAATCACCGGAAGAGATAAGTGAACCGGGAACTGGGTCAGAACCTGTGTCAGAGCCGGCAGAAGCAAAAGAACCGATTGTTTCTGAACGTGTGACAGAACCTGAAGCAGCAGAGAAAATTGATGTTGTAGAAGAGCCGAAACACACGAAGGAAAAGCCGGAAGAAAAGCTGGAGGAAGTAATCGCTCCGAAGGAGACGGAACCAGAGCAGGAGGTAGCGGAAGCGGCACCAGCCGAAGAAGCAGCCAAGCCAGCGGTTCAGCCAGTACAGGAGACGAAGACGGAGATCAAATCGGAGACGGCACAGAAGAAAAACACAAGAAGAAGCAATAGACCGAAGAAATAA
- a CDS encoding flavoprotein: MSREDLKDVIYEVLVACIAERVAEKIALYNKRALVVFTGSLLNADQAMEQLRRLRQDGFQFHVCLSESAASLLNLSQIREVLQPEEIYQDNSGKSGLPEQLAREFETIIVPTMTINTAAKLACCIADTPASRLISNAMMRGKNVIIGIDGCCPDNKERAAKGYQMREPLKEQLRDNMRKMASYGAYLTTLENLYDSTKKKVLHQGPGSSASGAKKVETSGGTGVNSRCGLITGKVIGKTDILLNAGCKVIKISKDALVTKLAEETARENKIQLIRE; encoded by the coding sequence ATGTCAAGAGAAGACTTGAAAGATGTTATTTACGAGGTGCTGGTAGCTTGCATCGCCGAAAGAGTCGCAGAGAAAATTGCCCTGTATAATAAGCGGGCCCTGGTGGTGTTCACTGGTTCCCTGCTCAATGCAGATCAGGCTATGGAACAACTGAGACGGCTTCGGCAAGACGGTTTCCAATTCCACGTATGCTTATCAGAAAGTGCCGCTTCCCTTCTAAATTTATCCCAAATCCGAGAGGTGTTGCAGCCTGAGGAAATTTATCAGGACAATTCAGGAAAATCAGGTCTGCCGGAACAGTTGGCAAGAGAGTTTGAAACTATCATTGTTCCCACTATGACCATCAATACGGCGGCAAAGCTTGCCTGCTGTATAGCTGATACCCCAGCCTCCCGATTAATCTCCAACGCGATGATGCGAGGAAAAAATGTGATTATCGGTATAGATGGCTGTTGTCCAGATAATAAGGAACGTGCTGCAAAGGGATATCAAATGAGGGAGCCGCTGAAAGAGCAGCTGAGAGATAACATGAGAAAAATGGCTTCCTATGGAGCATATTTGACTACTCTTGAAAACTTATATGACAGCACGAAGAAGAAGGTATTGCATCAGGGACCGGGAAGTTCTGCCTCTGGGGCGAAAAAAGTCGAAACATCAGGCGGAACGGGTGTGAATTCCAGGTGCGGTTTGATTACTGGTAAAGTAATCGGCAAAACCGATATCCTGTTAAATGCAGGGTGCAAAGTCATTAAGATCAGCAAGGATGCACTTGTGACCAAATTGGCGGAGGAAACAGCAAGAGAAAATAAGATACAGTTAATTAGAGAATAA
- a CDS encoding aldehyde dehydrogenase family protein: protein MNIDVNMIEALVKKVIENVNVNASLENKEYGYGIFEHMDDAAEAATIAQQKYLNCSMSDRAKYVQVIRDVVLKKENLELISQMAVEETGMGKYEHKLIKNALAANKSPGIEDLTTEAMTGDDGLTIVEYSPFGVIGAIAPTTNPTETIISNSIGMLAAGNSVIFSPHPRAKNVSLTLIKLINKGLEEAGAPRNLIVTVKEPSIENTNKMMAHPAVRMLVATGGPAIVKTVLSSGKKAIGAGAGNPPVVVDETADIEKAAADIVDGCSFDNNLPCIAEKEVVAVDSIADYLIFNMKKCGAYEVKDQALISQLEELVLNEKGGPKTNFVGKSAQHILSHVGIQVGPEVRVILMEACKEHPFVQEELMMPILPVVRVKDVDEAIQLAIKLEHGNRHTAIMHSRNVDKLTKMAKLIQTTIFVKNGPSYAGIGVGGEGYTTFTIAGPTGEGLTSAKSFARKRRCVLVGGLDVR, encoded by the coding sequence ATGAATATAGATGTAAACATGATAGAGGCATTGGTAAAAAAGGTAATTGAAAATGTGAACGTAAATGCCTCATTAGAAAACAAAGAGTACGGATATGGAATCTTTGAACATATGGACGATGCGGCCGAAGCCGCTACCATTGCGCAGCAAAAATATTTGAACTGCAGCATGTCAGATCGGGCCAAGTATGTGCAGGTAATCCGAGACGTAGTCTTAAAGAAAGAAAACCTGGAATTGATATCTCAGATGGCAGTAGAAGAAACTGGCATGGGCAAATATGAGCACAAGCTGATTAAAAATGCTCTGGCTGCCAATAAGAGCCCAGGTATTGAAGATTTGACAACAGAGGCTATGACTGGTGATGACGGGTTGACTATCGTAGAATATTCCCCGTTTGGTGTAATCGGAGCTATTGCGCCAACTACAAATCCGACGGAGACTATCATCAGCAACTCCATCGGTATGCTGGCAGCAGGAAACTCTGTAATTTTTAGCCCTCACCCAAGAGCCAAGAACGTATCGCTAACCTTGATTAAGTTAATAAACAAGGGCTTAGAGGAGGCTGGTGCACCGAGAAACCTTATCGTGACAGTTAAGGAACCATCTATTGAAAATACCAACAAGATGATGGCACACCCAGCTGTGCGGATGCTGGTGGCAACGGGTGGCCCTGCCATTGTAAAGACGGTATTGTCCAGCGGCAAAAAAGCCATCGGTGCAGGAGCGGGAAACCCGCCGGTAGTTGTAGATGAGACAGCGGATATTGAAAAGGCAGCAGCCGATATTGTGGATGGCTGCAGCTTTGACAACAACCTTCCTTGCATTGCAGAGAAGGAAGTGGTAGCCGTAGACTCCATCGCCGACTACTTAATCTTCAATATGAAGAAGTGCGGAGCCTATGAGGTAAAGGATCAGGCGCTTATCAGTCAACTGGAAGAGCTGGTTTTAAATGAAAAAGGCGGTCCAAAAACCAATTTTGTAGGCAAGAGTGCTCAACACATTCTATCTCACGTAGGCATTCAGGTAGGTCCGGAAGTGCGGGTCATCCTTATGGAGGCTTGCAAGGAGCATCCGTTTGTGCAGGAAGAATTGATGATGCCGATTCTGCCGGTAGTCCGGGTAAAAGATGTAGATGAAGCCATCCAGCTGGCCATTAAGCTGGAGCATGGGAACAGACATACGGCAATCATGCACTCTAGGAATGTCGATAAGCTGACCAAGATGGCAAAACTTATCCAGACGACTATTTTCGTTAAAAATGGTCCATCTTATGCCGGAATCGGTGTTGGTGGAGAGGGCTATACCACCTTTACCATCGCTGGACCGACAGGAGAAGGTCTTACATCGGCCAAATCCTTCGCTAGAAAACGCAGATGCGTGTTGGTAGGAGGATTGGACGTAAGGTAA
- a CDS encoding BMC domain-containing protein produces MMNEALGMIETKGLVGAIEAADAMTKSANVKLIGYEKIGSGLVTVMVRGDVGAVKASVDAGACAAAKVGEIVSQHVIPRPHTDVENLLPKGL; encoded by the coding sequence ATCATGAATGAAGCATTAGGAATGATTGAAACAAAGGGATTAGTTGGAGCTATCGAAGCAGCAGATGCGATGACAAAGTCAGCTAACGTTAAGTTAATCGGATATGAAAAGATTGGTTCCGGGTTGGTAACTGTAATGGTTCGCGGCGATGTAGGAGCTGTAAAGGCTTCCGTAGATGCTGGCGCTTGCGCAGCAGCTAAAGTAGGCGAAATCGTATCTCAGCATGTTATCCCAAGACCTCACACGGATGTTGAGAATCTTCTGCCAAAGGGTCTGTAA
- a CDS encoding glycerol dehydratase reactivase beta/small subunit family protein — translation MLLSEESKPTIRIHVEESFGGKNILNQICFGIEEEGIPYEIIAVDDSNHIAMAYEACQHSRLGVGIGITEGHIALHYEKLQAESPLFNISTHDEMGKIRSIGTNGARLVKRMPFRTIQE, via the coding sequence ATGTTGTTGAGCGAAGAATCGAAGCCGACCATTCGAATCCATGTAGAGGAATCCTTTGGCGGCAAAAACATCCTCAATCAGATATGCTTCGGCATTGAAGAGGAGGGAATACCTTACGAGATAATAGCGGTAGATGACAGCAATCATATCGCAATGGCATATGAAGCTTGCCAGCATTCTAGGCTTGGCGTAGGGATTGGTATTACGGAGGGACACATCGCCCTGCACTACGAAAAATTGCAGGCAGAATCCCCTTTGTTCAATATCTCTACCCACGATGAAATGGGAAAGATTCGGTCCATAGGAACCAACGGGGCCAGATTGGTAAAGAGGATGCCATTTAGGACAATACAGGAATAA